In the genome of Pongo pygmaeus isolate AG05252 chromosome 9, NHGRI_mPonPyg2-v2.0_pri, whole genome shotgun sequence, one region contains:
- the LOC129008620 gene encoding cell division cycle protein 27 homolog gives MTVLQEPVHDAIWQALNHYAYRDGFFLTEHLYAEGHSEEALFLLATCSCRPEKAYKAYRLLKRHSCPTPQCKYLPAKCCVDISKLADWEQILSGGVFNKQKSHDDIVTEFGDSACFLLPLLGHVYCKTDRLGKGSESYKKRLSLNPFLWYPFESLCEIGEKPDPDQTFKFTSLQNFSNCLPNSCKTEVPNHSLCHRQPETVLMETPQDTTEINRLNLESSNSKYSLNTDSPVSSIDSAVISPDTVPLGTGSSILSKQVQNKPKTGRSLLTGPAVLSPLTPSFGILPLETPRPGDGSYLQNDTNTHSVIDVPSTGALSKKLRSLDRIYPAQGKR, from the exons atgacagtgctgcaggaacccgtccatgatgctatatggcaagcactaaaccactatgcttaTCGAGATGGGTTTTTTCTCACAGAACACCTTTATGCAGAAGgacactcagaagaagccttgtttttactGGCGACCTGTTCTTGCCGCCCAGaaaaggcctataaagcatatagactcttgaaaagacacagttgtcctacaccgcaatgcaaatacctgcctgcaaaatgttgtgttgatatcagtaagcttgcagactgggaacaaatcttatctggtggagtgtttaataagcagaaaagccacGATGATATTGTCACTGAGTTTGGTGACTCAGCTTGCTTTCTCCTTCCATTGTTGGGACAtgtatattgcaagacagatcggcttggCAAAGGATCAGAAAGTTACAAAAAGAGacttagtttaaatcctttcctctggtatccctttgaatcattatgtgaaataggtgaaaagccagatcctgaccaaacatttaaattcacatctttacagaactttagcaactgtctgcccaactcttgcaAAACAGaagtacctaatcacagtttatgtcacagacagcctgagaccgttcttatggaaacaccccaggacacaacTGAAATAAACAGATTgaatttagaatcttccaattcaaaatattccttgaatacagattccccagtgtcttctattgattcagctgtaatttcacctgatactgtcccactgggaacaggatcttccatattatctaaacaggttcaaaataaaccaaaaactggtcgaagtttattaacaggaccagCAGTTCTTAGTCCATTAaccccaagttttgggattttgccattagaaaccccacgtcctggagatggatcttatttacaaaacgACACTAATACACACtctgtaattgatgtgccatccacTGGAGCCctttcaaaaaa gctcaggtctcttgacaggataTATCCAGCCCAGGGGAAACGttga